In one window of Nocardia brasiliensis DNA:
- a CDS encoding cutinase family protein: MIDILIMGGTWNPNGDGVTNTFASHLDPEKFRARWVNYPADYGQRVTYADSVRAGREALLNSIRATPNLVVLAGYSQGAGIAGDVADEIGRGLHPELEVLGAALIADPARPADLDLVGPDPGGYGITGQRRITGIPTWHVAAEGDPITALPEGSALRSIADLSAYWNMSSLDGFIRWGQSLIDVATRNQFQQWWSIQNHRTWFGVARQARAYLFDGRHTDAYVYEGHAQRLAEALNEEFAWRV; this comes from the coding sequence ATGATCGATATCCTGATCATGGGCGGCACCTGGAACCCGAACGGGGACGGTGTCACCAACACGTTCGCATCCCACCTCGACCCGGAGAAGTTCCGGGCACGCTGGGTCAACTATCCGGCCGACTACGGGCAGCGGGTCACCTACGCCGATTCCGTTCGCGCAGGCCGGGAAGCCCTGCTGAACTCGATCCGGGCAACGCCGAATCTCGTTGTCCTCGCGGGCTATAGCCAAGGCGCTGGCATCGCCGGAGACGTCGCCGACGAGATCGGCCGCGGGCTGCACCCCGAGCTGGAAGTGCTCGGCGCAGCGCTCATCGCCGACCCAGCCCGCCCGGCCGATCTCGACCTGGTCGGCCCGGATCCCGGCGGCTACGGCATCACTGGGCAACGTCGGATCACCGGGATTCCGACGTGGCACGTCGCCGCTGAAGGCGACCCCATCACCGCCTTGCCCGAAGGTTCCGCACTTCGCTCGATCGCCGACCTGTCCGCGTACTGGAACATGTCGAGCCTGGACGGCTTCATTCGATGGGGTCAGAGCCTGATCGACGTTGCGACCCGAAACCAATTTCAGCAGTGGTGGTCGATCCAGAACCACCGCACATGGTTCGGCGTCGCCCGCCAAGCGCGGGCGTACCTGTTCGACGGACGCCACACCGACGCCTACGTCTACGAAGGCCACGCGCAGCGTTTGGCCGAAGCTCTCAACGAGGAGTTCGCGTGGCGAGTTTGA
- a CDS encoding RNA ligase family protein: MRFDTPKNANYAAVITSVKTVVPLPGRDRIVGLPMFGHQAIAQKGWAPGDLGVFIPAEAALSHEYATANNLYRNADLNEDPTQTGYLEDNRRVKAIKFAGHRSNALFMPLKSLAFTGIDTSQLREGDTFDHLNTIEICSKYEIRPPRTTSTQGNAAPKPRRVTERHFPKHIDTANYWRHNHLIAEDAYVWCTQKLHGTSIRVGNTLVARKLSWRERLAGRLGIQVQQTQYDNVYGSRRVIKDANDPDQNHFYDTDIWTVEGARLDGLIPAGYVVYGELVGWTPTGQPIQQGYTYQVPPGTAQLYIYRVTTVNPDGVTVDLSWPQVEEFCAGLGLNTVPLLWAGFAEDLDIDWWMNRRLHDEGHRRAVPLDPGTTVDEGVVVRVDGLRPTLLKAKASEFFEYESRMLDEGIADLESMQEAA, translated from the coding sequence TTGCGTTTCGACACCCCCAAGAACGCGAACTACGCGGCCGTCATCACGTCGGTGAAGACGGTCGTTCCCCTGCCCGGCCGTGACCGAATCGTCGGCCTGCCGATGTTCGGGCATCAGGCCATCGCCCAGAAAGGCTGGGCACCGGGTGATCTCGGTGTCTTCATACCGGCCGAGGCGGCACTGAGCCATGAGTACGCCACCGCAAACAACCTCTATCGCAACGCCGATCTCAACGAGGACCCCACCCAGACCGGCTACCTGGAGGACAATCGGCGGGTCAAAGCCATCAAATTCGCAGGGCACCGGTCGAATGCGTTGTTCATGCCGTTGAAGTCGTTGGCGTTCACCGGAATCGACACCAGTCAGCTCCGCGAAGGCGACACCTTCGACCACCTAAACACCATCGAGATTTGCTCCAAGTACGAGATCCGGCCACCGCGGACCACCAGCACACAAGGAAACGCTGCGCCTAAGCCGCGCCGAGTCACCGAGCGGCACTTCCCCAAGCACATCGACACCGCGAACTACTGGCGCCACAATCACCTCATCGCTGAAGACGCCTACGTGTGGTGCACGCAGAAGCTCCACGGGACCTCGATCAGGGTCGGTAACACCCTCGTTGCGCGCAAGCTCAGCTGGCGCGAACGGCTCGCCGGCCGTCTCGGCATCCAGGTCCAACAGACCCAGTACGACAACGTCTATGGCTCGCGTCGCGTCATCAAAGACGCCAACGACCCGGACCAGAATCACTTCTACGACACCGACATCTGGACCGTTGAAGGCGCACGCCTCGATGGCCTGATCCCGGCCGGTTACGTGGTTTACGGCGAACTCGTCGGCTGGACACCGACCGGGCAGCCCATCCAACAGGGCTACACCTACCAGGTGCCGCCAGGCACAGCCCAGCTCTACATCTACCGCGTCACCACCGTGAACCCGGACGGCGTCACCGTCGACCTCTCATGGCCGCAGGTCGAAGAGTTCTGCGCCGGGCTCGGTCTGAACACGGTCCCCTTGCTCTGGGCAGGCTTCGCCGAAGACCTCGACATCGACTGGTGGATGAACCGCCGACTACACGACGAAGGCCACCGTCGAGCGGTCCCGCTCGACCCCGGAACGACGGTCGACGAAGGCGTGGTGGTCCGCGTCGACGGACTACGGCCAACCTTGCTGAAGGCCAAGGCAAGCGAGTTCTTCGAGTACGAGTCACGGATGCTCGATGAAGGGATCGCGGATCTCGAGTCGATGCAGGAGGCTGCGTAG
- a CDS encoding tyrosine-type recombinase/integrase, translated as MTKPIPPLRALRPYDTWHLKKKDDRGKFLRSKSYGKGQQWRGAYQDGLQFRPHTKSFTLRADADEWAQNQVATIRTTGLHVTRDKARITLREWMPEWLSLQDVAISSRNTYRSINNIIARFDIADQHVSAILEHHVQRLMLQLKAEGMRHTTRLDIFKQLTRIMDAAIEAELRVRQPCTKRARPVLLKDDEADIEDLDDEDDESSTWVPDTEQIWAFYDELSEDLRVAFWLGAGLGLRAKEACGALIETGRWDKPEPDYKLTQQWMQKRDRKDPEKPYELPKSRGSKRRFPVDPYVAQSLIEALKGRTQGLMLLENGKPMTYSTFHRRITEAAKRAGLPTGRDGFHFHSLRHWYVSTMIAGGMDVVELCKRVRHSKADVTYGVYAHLLNQPRGRFNLGDELQRGRRELRKQRLNLRVV; from the coding sequence GTGACCAAGCCGATCCCACCACTGAGAGCGCTACGTCCCTATGACACATGGCATCTCAAGAAGAAGGATGACCGTGGAAAATTCCTAAGGTCCAAGAGCTACGGCAAAGGTCAGCAGTGGCGCGGCGCGTATCAGGACGGTCTGCAATTCCGGCCCCACACGAAGAGCTTCACCCTCCGAGCCGACGCTGACGAATGGGCACAGAACCAAGTAGCGACGATCCGCACCACAGGACTCCATGTCACCCGTGACAAGGCACGAATCACGTTGCGGGAGTGGATGCCAGAATGGCTCAGCCTCCAAGACGTCGCGATATCCAGCCGAAACACCTACAGGTCGATCAACAACATCATTGCCCGGTTCGACATCGCCGACCAACATGTCTCAGCAATCCTCGAACACCACGTGCAGCGGCTCATGCTTCAGCTGAAGGCCGAGGGCATGAGGCACACCACTCGCTTGGACATCTTCAAACAGCTCACACGGATCATGGATGCGGCTATCGAAGCCGAGCTACGCGTCCGGCAGCCCTGCACGAAGCGGGCGCGACCCGTGCTGTTGAAGGACGACGAAGCAGACATCGAAGACCTGGACGACGAAGACGACGAGTCCAGCACGTGGGTACCCGACACGGAACAGATCTGGGCCTTCTACGACGAACTGAGCGAGGACCTGCGCGTGGCCTTCTGGCTGGGCGCGGGGCTGGGCCTGAGGGCCAAGGAAGCGTGCGGGGCGCTCATCGAAACCGGTCGCTGGGACAAACCGGAGCCGGATTACAAGCTGACCCAACAGTGGATGCAGAAGCGGGACCGAAAGGACCCTGAGAAGCCCTACGAGCTGCCGAAGAGCCGGGGCTCGAAGCGGAGGTTCCCCGTCGACCCATACGTGGCTCAGAGCCTCATCGAGGCCCTGAAAGGGCGCACGCAGGGCCTGATGCTGCTGGAGAACGGCAAGCCCATGACCTACTCCACGTTCCACCGCCGGATCACCGAGGCGGCCAAGCGGGCAGGCTTGCCGACCGGCCGCGACGGGTTCCACTTCCACAGCCTGCGGCACTGGTATGTGTCCACGATGATCGCGGGCGGAATGGACGTCGTAGAGCTGTGCAAACGCGTGCGGCACTCCAAAGCTGATGTGACCTACGGCGTGTACGCCCACCTGCTCAACCAGCCGCGCGGCCGGTTCAACCTCGGTGACGAGTTGCAGCGCGGACGGCGCGAGCTGCGTAAACAACGCCTCAACCTGCGGGTTGTCTGA
- a CDS encoding helix-turn-helix transcriptional regulator, whose protein sequence is MDNPEILTEGSELSENSEWLTRAEVSARLKISVQTLANWAWEGRGPRFAKPGGGRCRYRLVDVIAWEEDQFGG, encoded by the coding sequence ATGGACAACCCTGAAATCCTTACGGAAGGTTCCGAACTGTCCGAGAACAGTGAATGGCTCACTCGAGCCGAAGTTTCCGCACGACTGAAGATCTCCGTACAGACGCTTGCCAATTGGGCTTGGGAAGGTCGCGGTCCACGATTCGCCAAGCCTGGCGGTGGGCGCTGCCGCTACCGGCTCGTGGATGTAATCGCTTGGGAGGAGGACCAGTTCGGAGGCTGA
- a CDS encoding AAA family ATPase, translating to MTELVITRGYPGCGKTTYALNWVAAQSGRARVNRDDLRAMLFNGEGILTDAQECDVTAAQKSMAASLLDQGTSVIVDDTNLRLRVACNWADLAHEHGAAFQCVDFHTDAQTCIERNRARQRAGQRYVPHWRILDIANRFPLDRWAEVTARTVPAVEPYVPDISKPEAWIFDLDGTLAHMRARNPYDFSRVGEDDVDHVVRHVYETLSRDETPSGAPVMIVVSGRKAMCMDLTQAWLHRHWIYADQMYMRADDDNRPDHVVKLEIFNEYIRHHYNVLGVFDDRNSVVAMWRRLGLKCFHVAEGNF from the coding sequence GTGACCGAACTCGTCATCACCCGTGGATATCCGGGCTGCGGTAAGACCACATATGCGCTCAATTGGGTTGCAGCGCAATCGGGCCGGGCGCGGGTCAATCGTGACGATCTCCGCGCGATGTTGTTCAACGGCGAAGGCATCCTGACAGACGCGCAGGAGTGTGACGTCACCGCAGCTCAAAAATCCATGGCGGCAAGTCTTCTCGACCAGGGGACCTCGGTCATCGTCGACGACACAAACCTCCGTCTACGAGTCGCCTGCAACTGGGCGGACCTCGCGCACGAGCACGGAGCTGCATTCCAGTGCGTGGACTTCCACACCGACGCACAGACCTGCATCGAAAGAAATCGCGCGCGGCAACGCGCCGGGCAACGCTATGTTCCGCACTGGCGAATCCTCGACATCGCCAACCGGTTTCCGCTCGATCGATGGGCCGAGGTCACCGCCCGGACCGTGCCCGCAGTCGAACCCTACGTACCTGACATCAGCAAGCCTGAAGCGTGGATTTTCGACCTCGACGGCACGCTAGCGCACATGCGCGCGCGGAACCCCTACGACTTCAGCCGGGTCGGCGAAGACGACGTCGATCACGTTGTACGCCACGTCTACGAGACGCTGTCCAGGGACGAAACACCGTCAGGGGCACCCGTGATGATCGTTGTGTCGGGCCGCAAAGCCATGTGCATGGACCTGACCCAAGCGTGGCTGCACCGCCATTGGATCTATGCGGACCAGATGTACATGCGGGCCGACGACGACAACCGGCCCGACCACGTCGTCAAGCTCGAAATCTTCAACGAATACATCCGACACCACTACAACGTGCTCGGCGTTTTCGACGACCGAAACAGCGTCGTCGCCATGTGGCGACGGCTCGGCCTCAAATGCTTCCACGTAGCCGAAGGGAACTTCTAA
- a CDS encoding DUF2637 domain-containing protein, with translation MTPVQAATAGTVAVGGFSFLVSYTELSWLAAHYQTPHPWSFPLIVDGLVIVSTIAATVMRRHSWYAWALLGVGALLSVVGNGLAAYLSTGSWVAVGISAVPPFVLLAVTHLTMVLRDQADAHAAAVEQPTQEFDISELELVPA, from the coding sequence GTGACTCCGGTTCAGGCGGCGACGGCCGGGACCGTCGCGGTCGGCGGATTCTCGTTCCTGGTCTCCTACACCGAGTTGTCTTGGCTTGCAGCGCATTACCAGACCCCTCATCCGTGGTCGTTCCCATTGATCGTTGACGGTCTGGTGATCGTGTCCACGATTGCGGCGACTGTGATGCGTCGGCACTCTTGGTATGCGTGGGCGCTGCTCGGTGTCGGCGCGCTCTTGTCGGTAGTGGGCAATGGTTTGGCCGCGTACCTGTCGACCGGTTCGTGGGTCGCGGTTGGTATCTCGGCTGTGCCGCCGTTCGTGCTGCTCGCTGTCACCCATCTGACGATGGTGCTGCGCGATCAGGCCGACGCACACGCCGCCGCGGTCGAGCAGCCCACACAGGAGTTCGACATCTCTGAACTGGAGCTTGTCCCGGCTTAG